In one window of Armatimonadota bacterium DNA:
- the rimO gene encoding 30S ribosomal protein S12 methylthiotransferase RimO — MQVGIISLGCPKNLVDTEVMLGLLAEAGHEITPDARTAEAIIINTCCFIEPAREEAAQAVREALELKERGACRLVIVAGCWPQREGMRLADRFPGVDALIGVNDFPRITEILDGLAARHDPGRPTLRVSPPEFLYDHATPRLLATPPWMAYLKIAEGCDHRCAFCVIPHLRGRLRSRPIESVVAEARGLARRGVKELNVVAQDTTGYGRDLYGTRRICDLLRHLAVVDGVHWLRLMYCFPTEVDDGLIALLRDEPKLCKYIDLPVQHSERAVLRGMRRPGSGERYLELIERLRAEVPAVALRTSILVGFPGETEQNFEALLDFLAAARFDRAGAFVYSREEGTVAAAMAEHVPVEVAQERYRRVMELQQSISLEHNRELVGAEMEVLVEASAQAPFSWVGRSQRDAPEIDGLVYLRGGNEIGPGDFIRAIITGAREYDLEGEVVSAT; from the coding sequence ATGCAAGTTGGCATCATATCACTCGGCTGCCCGAAGAACCTCGTGGACACCGAGGTCATGCTGGGCCTGCTGGCGGAAGCCGGCCACGAGATAACGCCCGATGCGCGGACGGCGGAGGCGATCATCATCAACACGTGCTGCTTCATCGAGCCCGCGCGTGAGGAGGCGGCGCAGGCGGTCCGCGAGGCGCTGGAGTTGAAGGAGCGAGGAGCGTGCCGGTTGGTCATTGTCGCCGGCTGCTGGCCACAGCGTGAAGGGATGCGGCTGGCCGACCGATTCCCCGGGGTCGACGCGCTCATCGGCGTCAACGATTTCCCGCGCATCACGGAGATCCTCGACGGCCTCGCCGCGCGGCACGATCCCGGACGGCCGACGCTCCGCGTGTCTCCTCCGGAATTCCTCTACGATCACGCCACGCCGCGACTCCTCGCCACGCCGCCGTGGATGGCTTATCTCAAGATAGCCGAGGGGTGCGATCACCGCTGCGCGTTCTGTGTCATCCCGCACCTGCGCGGGCGGCTCCGCAGCCGGCCCATCGAGTCCGTCGTCGCCGAGGCGCGGGGCCTTGCTCGCCGCGGCGTCAAGGAGCTCAACGTGGTCGCCCAGGACACGACCGGCTACGGCCGCGATCTCTACGGCACACGCCGCATCTGCGACCTACTGCGTCACCTGGCGGTAGTGGACGGCGTGCACTGGCTGCGCCTCATGTACTGCTTTCCGACGGAGGTGGATGACGGACTCATCGCCCTCCTGCGCGACGAGCCGAAACTGTGCAAGTACATTGACCTGCCGGTGCAGCACAGCGAGCGGGCGGTTTTGCGCGGAATGCGCAGGCCGGGATCGGGCGAACGCTACCTCGAGTTGATCGAGCGACTGCGCGCGGAGGTGCCCGCGGTGGCGCTCCGCACTTCCATCCTGGTGGGCTTCCCCGGGGAGACGGAGCAGAACTTCGAAGCGCTGCTCGATTTCCTGGCGGCGGCACGGTTCGACCGCGCGGGCGCGTTCGTCTATTCGCGGGAAGAGGGCACGGTCGCCGCTGCGATGGCCGAGCACGTGCCGGTGGAGGTCGCGCAGGAACGGTACCGGCGCGTGATGGAGCTTCAGCAGAGCATCTCGCTGGAGCACAACCGAGAGTTGGTGGGCGCCGAAATGGAGGTGCTGGTCGAAGCGTCGGCGCAAGCGCCGTTCTCGTGGGTCGGGCGCTCGCAGCGCGACGCGCCGGAGATTGACGGCCTGGTCTATCTGCGCGGAGGCAACGAGATCGGGCCCGGGGACTTCATCCGCGCGATCATTACTGGCGCCCGTGAATATGACCTAGAAGGGGAGGTCGTCAGCGCGACGTAG
- the cdaA gene encoding diadenylate cyclase CdaA: MNLLRFDSLRQTVQVDVSLASVLDIALVAVAVYYLLLLVRGTRAIQLLKGVAVLLVLVGVSRWAGLDTFHWLMTQMLLPGVIALIILFQPELRLALERLGRGRLWPGGATDLKGEEVSRLITEIVRAARQCAQSRVGALIVLEREVGLNDIIRTGKRVDGVVSTELLRTVFFPGSPLHDGAAVIRDDRVVAAGCVLPLSERYDVGALLGTRHRAALGLCEQTDAAVVIVSEESGAVSYALEGRLFTNLADDALRKHLVTALVPPERERPLTLRRKAEAAPKP, translated from the coding sequence ATGAACCTGCTTCGCTTTGACAGCCTTCGCCAGACGGTCCAGGTTGACGTCAGCCTGGCGTCCGTCCTCGACATCGCTCTGGTGGCGGTGGCGGTCTATTACCTGCTCCTGCTCGTGCGCGGCACGCGCGCCATTCAACTGCTCAAAGGGGTGGCGGTGCTACTGGTGCTGGTGGGCGTCAGCAGGTGGGCCGGTCTGGACACTTTTCACTGGCTGATGACGCAGATGCTCCTGCCCGGCGTCATCGCCCTCATCATTCTCTTTCAGCCGGAGCTGCGCCTGGCGCTCGAGCGCCTGGGCCGGGGCCGGCTGTGGCCCGGCGGCGCAACTGACTTGAAGGGCGAGGAGGTGTCCCGCTTAATCACCGAGATCGTCCGCGCCGCCCGGCAGTGCGCGCAAAGCCGGGTCGGCGCGTTGATCGTACTCGAGCGCGAGGTAGGACTCAACGATATCATCCGCACCGGCAAACGCGTGGACGGCGTCGTCTCCACCGAACTGCTGCGCACGGTGTTCTTCCCCGGCAGCCCGCTGCATGACGGCGCCGCGGTGATCCGTGATGACCGCGTCGTCGCCGCCGGCTGCGTCCTGCCCCTGAGCGAACGGTACGACGTCGGCGCCCTGCTCGGCACCCGCCATCGCGCCGCTCTCGGCCTCTGCGAGCAGACCGACGCGGCGGTCGTCATCGTGTCGGAGGAAAGCGGCGCCGTGTCCTATGCCCTCGAGGGTAGGCTGTTCACCAATCTCGCCGACGACGCGCTGCGGAAGCATCTCGTCACTGCCTTGGTGCCTCCCGAGCGCGAGCGTCCGCTGACGCTGCGAAGGAAAGCCGAGGCCGCGCCGAAGCCGTAG
- a CDS encoding alginate lyase family protein produces MRDGAGGPGTPLRAASPATGSLASARSRAVFALALVLISGLAVSTFAKEQHVTGPRITDEEFITALDFTRPELGAVKQAADAGDLARARSEFVRHLKQRRGPRWRFDWRGRPDVRLPAAGGSEGWDYFAAFLDVDWQGWKLVRFEKSDFAASRQPIGWHWIRSVAFNASGWDLTPDPEMELSFDDIRLVGPEASALICDFEDERAAWSGLQLTDEMARSGAHSGRWRYPHLARRVSTSAVPRDWSRFDALEFWAYSPRPTNARVILVLDSDLPDTSAADRILERELTSVGVSHRFEGEVDWTLNPINYNEWPWQLNRHPFWRTLGQAYWDTGDERYAREFTAQMTHWVRSQPVPVEGFRNREAAWRTIETGIRLAGSWMDSFHYFLSSPSFTDDAVVTMLKSVVEQARHLVAHPTSGNWLAMECNGLFHVGVMFPEFTEADSWRRTAVERAYAELDRQVYPDGAQIELSTGYHQVTLRNFKGMIDLAGLSDTALPADFTAKLEKMYHYNAYAAMPNGCLPALNDAGVTDVRYALLDALRYFPHRRDFEYIATGGAGGEAPAHLSYRFPYAGHLVMRSGWEPDARYLLFDAGPFGYGHQHEDKLTFVLYAHGRRHIVDAGNYPYDSSQWRRYVLSTRAHNTVMVDGLEQNRRGAPNRWHYVVSEPLPQRWVSEDDFDYAAATYDEGYGPGKTTPASHRRHVFFVKPDYWLIVDELQSRDEKPHRYDAIFHVDTDELQVGDAPLLTLTRNQEGPNLALWAVGSRDVSLDVVSGQEQPEVQGWIPSGGYDVRPIPTPILGTEGDGAVWAAYLLYPLAAGQELPVQRFAAPTASGRGEAFAVEVSFTDGRRDVLLIGREGASSVKAAGVETAGDIGFIRLNPDRTVRSSLALRGDDVRRGEQALYGPP; encoded by the coding sequence ATGCGTGATGGCGCGGGCGGGCCGGGAACGCCGCTGCGTGCGGCCTCGCCTGCGACCGGCTCCCTCGCCTCGGCGCGTTCCCGCGCCGTGTTTGCGCTTGCCCTCGTACTCATCAGCGGTCTCGCCGTCAGCACATTCGCCAAGGAGCAGCACGTGACCGGCCCGCGCATCACTGATGAGGAATTCATCACCGCCCTCGATTTCACCCGGCCCGAACTCGGCGCCGTCAAGCAGGCGGCCGACGCAGGCGATCTTGCCCGCGCCAGGTCGGAGTTCGTTCGTCATCTGAAGCAGCGCCGCGGACCCCGATGGCGCTTCGACTGGCGCGGCCGGCCGGACGTGCGCCTGCCCGCTGCCGGCGGGAGTGAGGGGTGGGACTACTTCGCCGCTTTTCTCGACGTCGATTGGCAGGGATGGAAGCTCGTGCGCTTCGAGAAGAGCGACTTCGCGGCGAGCCGGCAGCCCATCGGCTGGCATTGGATCCGCTCCGTGGCATTCAACGCGTCGGGGTGGGACCTGACCCCCGACCCCGAGATGGAGTTGTCCTTCGACGACATCCGTCTCGTCGGGCCGGAGGCGAGCGCGCTCATCTGCGACTTCGAGGACGAGCGCGCGGCGTGGTCCGGCCTACAACTGACCGACGAGATGGCGCGCTCCGGCGCTCATTCGGGCCGGTGGCGGTATCCGCACTTGGCGCGCCGCGTATCCACCTCCGCGGTGCCGCGGGACTGGAGCCGGTTTGACGCATTGGAATTCTGGGCCTACTCGCCAAGGCCGACCAACGCGCGCGTGATCCTCGTGCTCGACTCGGACCTGCCTGACACCTCCGCCGCCGACCGCATCCTGGAGCGCGAGCTGACGAGCGTCGGCGTCAGCCATCGGTTCGAGGGCGAAGTCGACTGGACGCTCAACCCCATCAACTATAACGAGTGGCCGTGGCAGCTCAACCGTCATCCGTTCTGGAGGACGCTGGGCCAAGCATACTGGGACACCGGCGACGAGCGCTACGCGCGCGAGTTCACCGCGCAGATGACGCACTGGGTGCGGTCGCAGCCGGTGCCGGTCGAGGGCTTCCGCAACCGCGAGGCCGCCTGGCGCACCATCGAGACCGGCATCCGGCTCGCCGGCAGTTGGATGGACTCCTTCCACTACTTCTTGTCATCCCCGTCGTTCACCGACGACGCCGTCGTCACCATGCTCAAGTCCGTCGTCGAGCAGGCCCGCCACCTGGTGGCTCACCCGACCTCCGGCAACTGGCTCGCCATGGAATGCAACGGGCTGTTCCACGTCGGGGTGATGTTTCCGGAGTTCACGGAAGCCGACTCCTGGCGCCGCACGGCCGTCGAGCGCGCGTATGCCGAACTCGATCGTCAGGTCTATCCGGACGGCGCGCAGATCGAGTTGAGCACCGGCTACCATCAGGTCACGCTGCGCAACTTCAAGGGGATGATTGATCTCGCGGGCCTCAGCGACACCGCGCTGCCCGCCGACTTCACCGCGAAGCTCGAGAAGATGTATCACTACAACGCCTACGCCGCGATGCCCAACGGCTGCCTGCCGGCGCTCAATGATGCGGGCGTGACCGACGTGCGCTACGCCCTGCTCGACGCACTGCGCTACTTCCCGCACCGACGCGATTTCGAGTACATCGCGACCGGCGGCGCCGGCGGCGAAGCGCCCGCGCACCTCTCGTATCGCTTCCCCTACGCGGGCCACCTCGTGATGCGCTCGGGGTGGGAGCCGGATGCACGCTACCTGCTGTTCGACGCCGGGCCGTTCGGCTACGGCCACCAGCACGAGGACAAGCTGACGTTCGTCCTCTATGCGCACGGTCGCCGCCACATCGTTGACGCCGGCAACTATCCCTATGATTCGTCGCAGTGGCGGCGCTACGTCCTCTCCACACGCGCTCACAACACAGTCATGGTTGACGGCCTCGAGCAGAACCGGCGCGGGGCGCCGAACCGATGGCACTACGTCGTGAGCGAACCCCTGCCGCAGCGCTGGGTGAGCGAGGACGACTTCGACTACGCTGCCGCGACCTACGACGAGGGATACGGGCCCGGGAAGACGACGCCCGCGTCCCACCGCCGCCACGTCTTCTTCGTCAAGCCCGACTACTGGCTCATCGTTGACGAGCTGCAATCACGTGACGAGAAACCGCATCGCTACGACGCCATCTTCCACGTCGACACGGACGAACTCCAGGTCGGCGATGCGCCCCTGCTGACGCTGACGCGTAACCAGGAAGGGCCCAATCTGGCCTTGTGGGCGGTGGGCAGCCGTGATGTTAGTCTCGATGTCGTCTCCGGCCAGGAGCAGCCGGAGGTGCAGGGCTGGATTCCGAGCGGCGGCTATGATGTGCGCCCCATCCCGACGCCGATATTGGGGACTGAGGGCGACGGCGCGGTGTGGGCGGCCTACCTCCTCTATCCACTGGCCGCGGGGCAGGAGCTGCCGGTGCAGAGGTTTGCGGCGCCGACGGCGAGCGGGCGGGGCGAGGCGTTCGCTGTCGAGGTGTCGTTCACTGACGGCAGGCGCGACGTTCTGCTGATCGGCCGCGAGGGCGCGTCCTCGGTCAAAGCGGCGGGCGTGGAGACCGCCGGGGACATCGGCTTCATCCGGCTGAATCCGGATCGCACGGTGCGGTCATCGCTTGCCCTGCGCGGCGATGACGTGCGCCGCGGCGAGCAGGCGCTGTACGGACCTCCGTAG
- the hypA gene encoding hydrogenase maturation nickel metallochaperone HypA: MHELSLAMQIQGTVLKAAAEHEVQDVVEVDIEIGELSLFNPDQVEFWLRQLFRDTVAEGADIRVATIPPKVKCDQCGYEGAIEVPSDPGFHIFMPALRCPRCDAPGLEVERGREVTIKNLRVHKAPPGGAHA, translated from the coding sequence ATGCACGAGCTATCCCTGGCGATGCAGATCCAAGGCACGGTGCTGAAGGCAGCCGCCGAGCACGAGGTGCAGGATGTGGTCGAGGTTGACATCGAGATCGGCGAGCTGAGTCTCTTCAACCCGGACCAGGTGGAGTTCTGGCTGCGCCAGCTCTTCCGCGACACTGTGGCCGAGGGGGCGGACATCAGGGTGGCGACCATCCCCCCCAAGGTGAAGTGCGATCAGTGCGGGTACGAGGGGGCCATCGAGGTGCCCTCGGATCCCGGGTTTCATATCTTCATGCCGGCCCTGCGGTGCCCGCGCTGCGATGCCCCGGGTCTCGAGGTCGAGCGCGGCCGCGAAGTCACGATCAAGAACCTGCGCGTCCACAAGGCGCCGCCCGGAGGGGCTCATGCGTGA